From a single Bacillota bacterium genomic region:
- a CDS encoding zf-HC2 domain-containing protein — translation MRCRKVKELLGRYQAGECRSSEAGEISEHLAGCGECSKELEDLRQIDYLLDLWQPDPAPRDLLNAVMENVALSSRRAGHTLPTMPEPQKAGFPVTMRKPYTVFFDVVTAAAVCLALAWGLGPRLDGVEMTDTGKGVNAVVSSYVRTTDNVVTRATVMADEYSQRIFTK, via the coding sequence GTGCGCTGCCGGAAGGTAAAAGAACTGCTCGGCAGATATCAGGCAGGGGAATGCCGGTCGTCTGAGGCCGGGGAAATATCCGAACACCTTGCCGGCTGCGGGGAGTGCTCCAAGGAGCTGGAGGATCTACGGCAAATCGACTACCTGCTCGACCTCTGGCAACCGGATCCGGCGCCCCGGGACCTGCTGAACGCCGTCATGGAAAACGTGGCGCTAAGCAGCCGCCGCGCGGGTCACACCCTTCCAACAATGCCGGAGCCCCAAAAGGCCGGTTTCCCGGTGACCATGAGGAAACCGTACACCGTGTTCTTTGACGTTGTAACGGCTGCCGCGGTTTGTCTGGCGCTGGCGTGGGGGTTAGGCCCCCGGCTGGACGGCGTGGAAATGACCGATACCGGGAAGGGTGTCAACGCGGTGGTATCCTCATACGTCAGGACGACCGATAACGTTGTGACACGCGCCACTGTAATGGCCGATGAATACAGCCAGAGGATATTCACGAAATAG
- a CDS encoding B-box zinc finger protein — MKCVNHPDAEAEVLCVLCKTPVCPECRVTLRGADYCRPCLEGKVAATGGTVSGEKSVFLAFLLSLIPGVGYMYLEMMDRGLQTLIIFFGTIFVAAMTGLGPLTALVIPVLMFYSIFDTLQLARKMREGVPVEDRPLVDLGKHNKWRDYLGYALIVLGAVALLNNYLPYVFRYGTVHRLISPLLIIGVGVLILYQNLKGRKDDGGEGNG, encoded by the coding sequence TTGAAATGCGTTAACCATCCGGATGCAGAGGCCGAAGTGCTATGTGTTTTGTGCAAGACGCCGGTTTGTCCGGAATGCCGGGTGACGTTGCGGGGAGCGGATTACTGCCGCCCCTGCCTCGAAGGGAAGGTGGCGGCAACCGGCGGTACGGTGAGCGGGGAAAAGAGCGTGTTTCTTGCTTTCCTGTTGTCCCTCATTCCGGGCGTGGGCTACATGTACCTTGAAATGATGGATAGGGGTCTGCAGACGCTGATCATCTTTTTCGGCACGATATTTGTGGCGGCGATGACCGGATTGGGTCCTCTTACGGCGCTGGTCATACCGGTGCTGATGTTTTACAGCATATTCGACACGCTGCAGCTCGCGAGGAAGATGCGGGAAGGTGTTCCGGTAGAAGACAGGCCGCTGGTCGACCTCGGCAAACACAATAAGTGGCGCGATTACCTGGGATACGCGCTGATCGTGTTAGGCGCGGTGGCTCTTCTCAACAATTATCTGCCGTACGTGTTCAGATATGGGACCGTGCACAGGTTGATTTCCCCTCTGTTGATAATCGGTGTCGGGGTATTGATCCTGTATCAAAACTTGAAGGGGAGGAAGGACGATGGCGGCGAAGGGAACGGTTAA
- a CDS encoding LysM peptidoglycan-binding domain-containing protein translates to MLGNPSVSQVPACPGGTLYVIGPGDTYFSLARRFGTTVDALMAANPGVSPSNLVIGQTICIPVPAAPGPCPGGFLYEIRPGDTYYSLARRFGITVEALTAANPGIDPNRLRVGQQICIPAPFPGPPCPGGTYVIQPGDTFFSLARRFGTTVDALIAVNPGVDPNRLQVGQTICLPTGIPGPIPCPQGSVYLVQPGDTLYGIGRRFGVSLQELIAANPQLVDPNQLQVGQPICVPGRI, encoded by the coding sequence ATGCTTGGCAACCCTTCAGTCTCTCAGGTGCCTGCCTGTCCGGGAGGGACGCTGTACGTCATAGGTCCCGGAGATACCTATTTCAGTCTTGCCCGGCGGTTCGGCACCACAGTGGACGCTCTAATGGCCGCCAATCCCGGCGTGAGTCCCTCGAATTTAGTGATCGGCCAGACAATCTGTATTCCGGTGCCGGCGGCGCCCGGCCCGTGCCCGGGCGGGTTCCTCTACGAAATCAGGCCGGGTGACACTTACTACAGCCTTGCCCGGCGCTTTGGAATCACCGTGGAGGCGCTGACCGCCGCCAACCCGGGCATCGACCCAAACCGCCTTAGAGTCGGACAGCAAATCTGCATTCCAGCGCCGTTTCCCGGACCCCCGTGTCCAGGCGGGACTTACGTCATACAGCCCGGAGACACATTTTTCAGTCTGGCCCGCCGTTTCGGCACCACCGTGGATGCTTTGATAGCCGTCAATCCCGGTGTCGATCCAAACCGCCTTCAGGTCGGTCAGACAATATGCCTGCCGACCGGCATACCCGGACCCATACCTTGTCCGCAAGGCAGCGTTTACCTGGTACAGCCGGGAGACACCCTGTACGGAATCGGCCGCCGTTTTGGTGTCTCATTACAGGAGTTGATTGCGGCAAACCCGCAGCTTGTCGACCCGAATCAGCTTCAGGTGGGTCAGCCCATCTGCGTCCCCGGCAGAATCTAA
- a CDS encoding DUF1492 domain-containing protein yields MINLKPLLVQVAKYCPFRKDNNCRESRMCSKNTKTICCAFCEEFTNLCISNCPISKPLIRNRHYTRKQISDWLQDLEFAFWTLDRREDHWGIPFLGISHKLLARLRGLKTAGRELSEDEAGILESAENRISIILKVRQMLLTFKSVVEQFSPEEQQLIKYKYLDHKDTKWIMKKLNISRATFFRWKKKFTDKLEDLAAKSQL; encoded by the coding sequence ATGATTAACCTTAAACCTCTTTTAGTGCAGGTGGCAAAATATTGCCCTTTCAGAAAAGATAATAACTGTAGGGAAAGCCGCATGTGTAGCAAAAACACCAAGACTATTTGCTGTGCTTTCTGTGAAGAATTTACGAACTTATGTATAAGCAATTGCCCTATTTCAAAACCATTAATTAGGAACCGACACTATACCAGAAAACAAATAAGTGATTGGCTACAAGACTTGGAGTTTGCCTTTTGGACACTTGATCGCCGGGAAGATCATTGGGGAATTCCTTTTTTAGGTATTAGCCATAAGTTACTTGCTAGGTTACGGGGGCTAAAAACTGCAGGCAGAGAGTTATCAGAGGACGAAGCGGGAATTCTTGAAAGTGCTGAAAATAGAATTAGCATTATCTTAAAGGTGAGACAAATGTTACTGACTTTTAAGAGCGTAGTTGAGCAATTTTCTCCAGAAGAGCAGCAGCTAATTAAGTATAAGTATTTGGACCATAAAGATACGAAGTGGATCATGAAGAAACTTAACATATCCCGTGCCACATTCTTTCGTTGGAAGAAAAAGTTCACGGATAAACTTGAGGATTTGGCCGCCAAGAGCCAACTCTGA
- a CDS encoding BtrH N-terminal domain-containing protein, with product MEVKGMPSLSVAYVRSLKVTGVTLRMPSTAGFIYWHNKNMSSPFIGVRNGKVAEILVTAGRRIGVVVTVLETNSLRKGHERLIGMLKTGEPAVCYGDLAYLPYFPVPETTHFGGHAFVVFGLDEEEDRVCVSDRAQKPVTVKVAELQQVRGSPFKPFPPKNRLLSLAYPAKIKDLEDGIREAVRDCCAGMLTPPISNIGLSGIKKWAGFVLKWPEHFSVRELLTCLINTYIYTGKSGERGVAPLEQCMPVFLRRRVLY from the coding sequence GTGGAAGTGAAGGGAATGCCCTCCTTGAGCGTGGCCTATGTAAGAAGTCTGAAGGTTACAGGGGTGACTTTGCGGATGCCTTCGACAGCGGGGTTTATCTACTGGCATAACAAAAACATGTCTTCACCCTTCATCGGGGTAAGAAACGGGAAAGTCGCGGAAATCCTGGTTACTGCCGGTCGGCGTATCGGGGTCGTCGTGACCGTTCTGGAAACAAACAGCCTGAGGAAGGGACACGAGCGATTGATAGGAATGCTCAAGACAGGTGAGCCGGCCGTTTGTTACGGGGATTTGGCTTATCTTCCGTATTTCCCTGTTCCCGAAACGACTCATTTCGGCGGGCATGCTTTCGTGGTATTCGGTCTGGATGAGGAAGAAGACAGGGTTTGCGTTTCCGACCGCGCTCAGAAACCGGTTACCGTCAAAGTGGCGGAACTGCAACAAGTGCGCGGCTCTCCGTTCAAACCTTTCCCCCCGAAAAACAGATTGCTTTCCCTCGCTTATCCGGCGAAGATCAAAGATCTGGAAGACGGGATAAGGGAGGCTGTCAGAGACTGTTGCGCCGGCATGCTGACACCTCCCATATCCAATATCGGTCTTTCCGGTATTAAAAAATGGGCCGGCTTCGTACTGAAATGGCCTGAACATTTCAGTGTGCGCGAGTTGCTGACGTGTCTTATAAATACTTATATTTACACCGGGAAATCGGGGGAACGGGGGGTAGCGCCTTTAGAACAATGTATGCCGGTTTTCTTGAGGAGGCGGGTCTTGTATTAA
- a CDS encoding DEAD/DEAH box helicase translates to MSTFDELGLKPELVRAVTDLGFERPTPIQEKAIPLVLGGRDILGQAQTGTGKTAAFGLPILNGIFPGRGLQALVLCPTRELAVQVAMDLTNFGRHLHVKALPVYGGQSIEHQIRSLRNRPEAVVGTPGRLLDHLHRGTLSLASLRYVVLDEADEMLDMGFREDIVAILSQCPAERQTMLFSATMAPPIAELARSFLDNPEEAAIRGFEITAPLIEQRYYEVNPKQKAETLCRILDVENPSSALVFCRTKRGADELADNLRVRGYAAEVIHGDLSQRERDSVMARFRAGQVELLVASDVAARGLDISHVTHVINFDIPQDPDSYVNRVGRTGRAGREGVAITLVTPREVRQLRFLEHNINKRIKRCALPTLVEAMERRQQMLARRVVDAIEEPSGEYRSLAAQLLEEHDSTDLVSTMLQLLDQEGRELERADLLEADPEFVNVRVPVGRVQGVQVRDLLTRFESAGISRRDIGNIKIHNEFTYVQLPAEFADQAAGLFKTPRGGRRGRADKAPVRRRPLKSF, encoded by the coding sequence GTGAGCACATTTGATGAACTCGGGCTTAAACCCGAGCTGGTAAGGGCGGTGACCGATCTTGGGTTCGAACGCCCCACGCCAATCCAGGAGAAAGCCATCCCGCTTGTGTTAGGCGGGCGGGACATCCTGGGACAGGCTCAGACAGGGACAGGTAAAACGGCCGCTTTCGGGCTGCCGATCTTAAACGGGATATTCCCCGGACGCGGCCTGCAGGCGCTTGTCCTGTGCCCGACGCGGGAACTGGCCGTTCAGGTGGCGATGGATCTGACTAATTTCGGCCGTCATTTACACGTAAAGGCACTGCCCGTTTACGGAGGCCAGTCGATCGAACACCAGATCCGGTCTCTGCGTAATCGGCCTGAGGCCGTCGTCGGGACCCCCGGACGTCTTCTTGACCACCTGCACCGGGGCACTCTTTCTTTAGCTTCACTCCGGTACGTGGTTCTGGACGAAGCCGATGAAATGCTCGATATGGGTTTCAGGGAGGACATCGTAGCGATACTGTCCCAGTGCCCCGCCGAGCGCCAGACCATGCTGTTCTCCGCCACTATGGCCCCCCCGATCGCGGAGTTGGCGCGCAGTTTTCTTGACAACCCCGAAGAAGCGGCGATACGAGGTTTTGAAATCACCGCGCCTCTTATCGAGCAACGTTATTACGAGGTGAACCCCAAACAGAAGGCTGAGACCCTCTGCAGGATCCTGGACGTGGAAAACCCGTCCAGCGCCCTGGTCTTCTGCCGCACCAAGCGCGGTGCGGACGAACTGGCGGACAACCTGCGCGTCCGTGGTTACGCCGCCGAGGTAATTCACGGGGATCTCTCCCAACGCGAGCGGGACAGCGTCATGGCGCGCTTCCGCGCCGGACAGGTCGAGTTGCTGGTGGCCAGCGACGTCGCCGCCCGAGGGCTGGATATCAGCCACGTGACTCACGTGATTAACTTCGATATTCCCCAGGACCCCGACAGTTACGTCAACCGTGTCGGCCGAACGGGCCGGGCGGGACGCGAGGGAGTGGCAATCACGCTGGTCACCCCGCGTGAAGTGCGTCAGCTGCGTTTCCTCGAACACAACATCAACAAGCGCATTAAACGCTGCGCGCTCCCTACTCTTGTCGAAGCGATGGAACGGCGGCAGCAGATGCTTGCAAGGCGCGTGGTCGACGCGATCGAAGAGCCCTCGGGTGAGTATCGTTCCCTTGCGGCGCAGCTCCTTGAAGAACACGACTCCACCGACCTGGTGTCAACCATGCTGCAGTTATTGGACCAGGAAGGCCGCGAACTGGAACGGGCTGACCTCCTCGAAGCAGACCCGGAGTTTGTCAACGTCCGGGTGCCGGTCGGCCGGGTGCAGGGCGTTCAGGTAAGGGACCTGCTTACGAGATTTGAATCCGCGGGGATCTCCCGCAGGGATATCGGCAATATTAAAATTCACAACGAATTCACCTATGTCCAGCTGCCGGCCGAGTTTGCCGACCAGGCCGCAGGTTTGTTCAAGACCCCGCGCGGCGGCCGCCGGGGCCGCGCCGACAAAGCACCGGTACGCCGGAGACCCTTAAAGAGCTTCTAA
- a CDS encoding aspartate carbamoyltransferase catalytic subunit, whose protein sequence is MVLERKDLLGMEELTVGEIETVLDTAVAMREIMDREIKKVPTLRGRVVLLLFYEPSTRTRVSFELAAKYLSADAVSVTAGSSSVVKGEGLMDTARTIAALGADVVVLRHPAAGAAAFLSRYTGASVINAGDGMHEHPTQALLDLYTIRERKGGIKGLTVAIVGDIAHSRVARSNIWGLTKLGARVRVCGPATLIPPGMERLGAEVLTGVEEALNGADVVYVLRLQRERFVQGLLPGVEEYTQLYGINRERFNLANPEAIVMHPGPLNRGVEISAAVADGPGAVITDQVANGVAIRMACLYLLRRRDKNDQAYH, encoded by the coding sequence CTGGTGCTTGAACGAAAGGATCTCCTTGGCATGGAGGAACTCACCGTCGGGGAAATAGAGACCGTTCTTGATACCGCCGTTGCCATGCGCGAGATCATGGACCGGGAGATCAAGAAGGTGCCGACGCTCCGGGGGCGGGTCGTGTTGCTCCTTTTCTACGAGCCCAGTACGCGTACCCGCGTTTCTTTCGAGCTTGCGGCAAAGTACTTGAGCGCGGACGCGGTCAGCGTAACGGCGGGTTCGTCGAGCGTGGTGAAGGGAGAAGGGCTGATGGATACCGCCCGGACGATCGCCGCTCTCGGCGCCGATGTGGTGGTGCTGCGACACCCGGCGGCGGGCGCAGCCGCCTTTTTGAGCCGCTATACAGGGGCTTCGGTTATCAACGCCGGTGACGGGATGCACGAACACCCGACCCAGGCGCTTCTCGACCTCTATACGATACGGGAGCGAAAGGGCGGGATCAAGGGCCTGACGGTCGCGATAGTCGGTGACATCGCACACAGCCGTGTCGCCCGGTCGAACATCTGGGGACTGACCAAGTTGGGGGCAAGAGTAAGGGTCTGCGGTCCCGCGACGCTTATTCCTCCCGGGATGGAAAGACTGGGGGCTGAGGTTTTAACCGGGGTTGAAGAGGCGCTGAACGGGGCGGATGTGGTTTATGTGCTGCGATTGCAGCGGGAACGCTTCGTCCAGGGGCTGCTCCCCGGTGTGGAAGAATACACACAGCTTTACGGCATTAATCGGGAGAGGTTTAACCTGGCGAATCCGGAAGCCATCGTTATGCACCCGGGACCGCTTAACCGGGGTGTGGAAATCAGTGCGGCGGTAGCGGACGGGCCGGGGGCGGTAATAACGGACCAGGTCGCCAACGGTGTGGCGATCAGGATGGCATGTCTTTACCTTCTGAGACGGAGGGACAAGAATGACCAGGCTTATCATTAA
- a CDS encoding excisionase family DNA-binding protein, with protein MQKQTLSVRETSVTLGLSLGTVRRLIADGKLPTINRNLGLRKQLVLKEAVERILGTNL; from the coding sequence ATGCAGAAGCAAACGCTATCGGTTCGGGAAACGTCTGTAACCTTAGGGCTCAGTCTCGGCACGGTAAGAAGACTAATAGCTGACGGAAAACTGCCAACGATCAACCGTAATCTAGGATTACGGAAACAACTTGTGTTAAAAGAAGCGGTAGAACGTATTCTTGGAACCAATCTGTAA
- a CDS encoding DUF5668 domain-containing protein, with protein sequence MAAKGTVKAGPITLAFGLILGGLLILLYNFHVITRPEVLWKLWPLLLIGLGAEYFLKRALNREEEVQIHAASVILIVMIILAGGALYAATFAGRNLDRIISGIPWHQAELTHTTTWTANAIDVKPGQKLSIENRRGKIELLPAAGGKLEVKALIHSPESGPARDLAGTLKPEISSGDAIFIRVPENTGFNHRIYTDLEVRVPEGMDIDVENTAGRVVAEDVYADLKVSGTAGAIELTRIGGDIEARNNAGGIFVKDPGGDVTAGTNAGSITLSSARPLAKNYELRSDTGRVVFQLPRESDLSINAESSIGPVLVSGLPGAAKTPGPGSSFNYKLGEGKGSAVLRVATGAINISVR encoded by the coding sequence ATGGCGGCGAAGGGAACGGTTAAAGCCGGGCCCATTACTCTGGCCTTCGGGCTGATACTGGGCGGCTTGTTGATACTGCTTTATAACTTTCACGTGATCACCCGGCCGGAAGTGCTCTGGAAACTGTGGCCGCTGCTGTTGATCGGTCTGGGGGCGGAATATTTCCTGAAAAGGGCTCTCAACCGCGAGGAAGAGGTGCAGATCCACGCGGCCAGCGTGATACTGATAGTAATGATCATCCTGGCGGGCGGCGCCCTGTACGCGGCCACGTTCGCCGGCAGGAACCTTGACCGGATAATAAGCGGAATCCCGTGGCACCAGGCGGAGCTCACCCATACGACGACCTGGACGGCGAACGCCATCGACGTAAAGCCTGGGCAGAAACTGAGCATCGAAAACCGGCGGGGTAAGATCGAGCTGCTGCCGGCTGCCGGCGGGAAGCTGGAGGTTAAGGCGTTGATCCACTCGCCGGAAAGCGGTCCGGCGAGGGATCTGGCCGGGACGCTCAAACCGGAAATCAGCTCCGGCGACGCGATTTTCATCCGCGTTCCGGAAAACACCGGTTTCAACCATCGCATTTATACCGACCTCGAGGTGCGGGTTCCCGAGGGAATGGACATAGATGTGGAGAATACCGCCGGGCGGGTGGTTGCGGAAGACGTCTATGCCGACCTGAAGGTCAGCGGCACCGCGGGGGCGATCGAGCTGACGCGGATCGGCGGCGATATTGAGGCAAGGAACAACGCCGGCGGGATTTTCGTGAAGGACCCGGGCGGCGACGTGACCGCCGGGACCAACGCGGGCTCAATCACCCTTTCTTCGGCGCGCCCTTTGGCGAAGAATTACGAACTGAGAAGCGACACCGGACGGGTCGTGTTCCAACTGCCAAGGGAGTCAGATTTGTCTATAAACGCCGAATCAAGCATAGGTCCGGTCCTGGTCAGCGGCCTGCCGGGCGCTGCAAAAACCCCGGGTCCGGGAAGCTCTTTCAACTACAAGCTGGGAGAAGGGAAGGGCAGCGCCGTGTTGCGCGTCGCGACGGGGGCGATAAACATCTCGGTCAGATAG
- a CDS encoding DUF3243 domain-containing protein, with amino-acid sequence MEITTFDEWVDVLSDALDKARTVGMSDNLIKKSAVEMGDFLYSHVDPDAPENRALKAMWEVADSDEKEAIANTLIKLCEKHKH; translated from the coding sequence ATGGAGATTACGACTTTCGATGAATGGGTTGATGTCCTTTCAGACGCCCTCGATAAAGCTAGGACTGTAGGGATGTCCGACAACTTGATCAAGAAGTCGGCCGTTGAAATGGGCGATTTCCTCTATTCCCACGTAGACCCCGACGCTCCTGAGAACCGCGCGCTGAAGGCTATGTGGGAAGTGGCGGATTCTGACGAGAAAGAGGCTATTGCGAATACCCTGATCAAACTATGCGAAAAGCACAAACATTAG
- the pyrR gene encoding bifunctional pyr operon transcriptional regulator/uracil phosphoribosyltransferase PyrR: MKLKEKAQILDAEGIRRSLTRMAHEIIEKNKGVENLALIGIRRRGVPIATRLAQLIREIEGRDLPVGSLDITLYRDDLTQLSYQPLVYRTEVDYQVTGKRVILVDDVIYTGRTVRAALDALMDLGRPVVIELAVLVDRGHRELPIRADYIGKNVPTSSKEVISVLIREIDGEDRVVINERVE, translated from the coding sequence ATGAAACTGAAAGAAAAAGCGCAAATACTTGACGCGGAGGGTATCCGCCGGTCTCTCACGCGGATGGCCCACGAGATTATTGAAAAAAACAAGGGCGTCGAGAATCTGGCTCTTATCGGCATCCGCCGGCGCGGTGTACCTATAGCGACGCGCCTGGCGCAACTGATCCGCGAGATTGAGGGGCGCGACCTTCCGGTCGGGTCGCTTGATATAACCTTGTACCGCGACGACCTTACTCAGCTCAGCTACCAGCCGCTGGTGTACCGGACGGAGGTCGATTATCAGGTTACAGGCAAACGGGTGATACTGGTTGACGATGTGATATACACCGGTAGGACCGTCCGCGCGGCGCTTGACGCGCTTATGGATCTCGGGCGGCCCGTCGTCATTGAACTGGCTGTGCTGGTGGACAGGGGCCACCGGGAGCTGCCTATCAGGGCGGACTATATTGGCAAGAATGTGCCGACCTCCAGCAAGGAAGTGATCTCTGTGCTCATTAGGGAGATCGACGGTGAGGACCGGGTCGTGATTAACGAAAGGGTAGAGTGA
- a CDS encoding dihydroorotase: MTRLIIKGGTVVDPINDRVYPADISVVDGRIAAIDSGFSKRKGTMFIDARGCLVVPGLIDMHVHLREPGFEYKETIASGAAAAARGGFTALCAMPNTRPVCDSAAAVHFVKKRAFEAGYARVYPIGAITRESAGKELAPFGEMKAAGAVAFSDDGSWVADGNLMRRAMEYAGMLGVPVISHCEDPSLAAGGVMNEGYTATVMGLRGMPAAAEEAAVARDIILAELTGCRLHIAHVSTAGTVRLIREAKARGVKVTAEVTPHHFTLTDEAVGGYDTNAKVNPPLRTTADVAAVIGGLADGTIDVIATDHAPHSLEEKEREFDAAPFGIVGLETAVGLVFSQLINPGVLTLTQAVKKLTVNPASILGLPPGAVVEGSVADLTIIDPGREIRVDPADFISRGKNTPFTGRMLKGIPVGTVSGGRWITTDASIDRIHEKWQKELTTEAQSTQRGRTEL; this comes from the coding sequence ATGACCAGGCTTATCATTAAAGGCGGAACGGTTGTCGACCCTATAAACGACCGGGTCTATCCTGCGGATATTTCGGTTGTGGACGGTAGGATTGCGGCGATCGATTCCGGATTTTCCAAACGTAAGGGGACTATGTTCATTGACGCCAGGGGGTGCCTGGTGGTCCCCGGATTAATCGATATGCACGTTCATCTCAGGGAACCCGGATTCGAGTATAAGGAGACGATTGCTTCAGGGGCGGCGGCAGCGGCGCGGGGAGGATTCACCGCGTTATGCGCTATGCCCAACACCCGCCCGGTGTGCGACAGTGCGGCGGCGGTGCATTTTGTGAAAAAACGTGCCTTCGAAGCGGGGTACGCACGGGTATACCCGATCGGGGCTATCACCAGGGAAAGCGCGGGGAAGGAACTCGCGCCGTTTGGAGAGATGAAAGCCGCCGGCGCCGTGGCCTTTTCCGATGACGGCAGCTGGGTGGCGGACGGCAACCTGATGCGGCGGGCGATGGAATACGCCGGGATGCTGGGAGTACCGGTTATTTCGCACTGTGAGGACCCGTCTTTAGCGGCGGGCGGGGTTATGAATGAAGGATATACGGCGACGGTTATGGGCCTGCGGGGTATGCCAGCGGCCGCGGAAGAGGCGGCGGTTGCGAGGGATATCATTCTAGCGGAACTCACCGGATGCCGCCTCCATATAGCCCACGTCAGTACGGCGGGAACGGTGCGGCTTATCCGGGAGGCGAAGGCCAGAGGGGTTAAAGTGACGGCGGAGGTAACGCCGCACCACTTTACGCTGACTGATGAAGCGGTAGGAGGGTATGACACCAACGCCAAGGTGAACCCGCCTCTCAGGACGACGGCGGATGTGGCGGCTGTAATAGGGGGACTGGCCGACGGGACCATCGACGTCATTGCCACCGATCATGCCCCACACAGTCTGGAAGAGAAAGAAAGAGAATTCGACGCTGCGCCCTTCGGGATTGTGGGATTAGAGACCGCCGTAGGACTGGTTTTTAGTCAACTCATAAATCCGGGGGTTTTAACTCTTACGCAGGCTGTTAAAAAACTGACGGTAAACCCTGCTTCCATCCTTGGGCTTCCGCCGGGGGCCGTCGTTGAGGGGTCGGTTGCCGACCTGACAATAATTGATCCCGGGCGGGAAATCCGGGTGGACCCGGCAGATTTTATTTCGCGGGGAAAGAATACCCCTTTCACCGGGAGGATGCTAAAAGGGATTCCGGTCGGGACCGTTTCAGGAGGTCGCTGGATTACCACGGATGCTTCCATAGATAGGATCCACGAAAAATGGCAAAAAGAATTAACCACAGAGGCACAGAGCACACAGAGGGGGAGAACGGAATTATAG
- a CDS encoding sigma-70 family RNA polymerase sigma factor produces the protein MVSDEILVKRTLNGDLGAYGELVQRYQDKIFGYAVRMLAPEDARDAAQEVFIRVFQALPRFDFRAGFDTWLYRVATNLCIDLSRRHARERSRKLPLEACGVTESLKNVRAGPEEALLQKERLENLRRAVYALPEGYKAALVLHHYQGLSYRDVAEVTGLSEKTVATRIHRAKLMLKNELLGGDGGALPEGKRTARQISGRGMPVV, from the coding sequence TTGGTTTCGGACGAAATTCTGGTGAAAAGGACCTTGAACGGTGATCTGGGGGCTTACGGGGAACTGGTGCAGAGGTACCAGGATAAAATCTTCGGGTACGCCGTCAGGATGCTTGCGCCCGAAGACGCACGCGATGCCGCGCAGGAAGTTTTCATAAGGGTTTTTCAGGCTTTACCGCGGTTCGACTTCAGGGCGGGTTTTGACACGTGGCTTTACAGGGTCGCGACTAACCTGTGCATCGACCTTTCGCGCCGGCACGCAAGGGAGCGAAGCCGAAAACTGCCGCTGGAGGCGTGCGGTGTTACGGAATCGTTGAAGAACGTCCGTGCCGGACCGGAAGAGGCCCTCCTTCAGAAGGAAAGGCTGGAGAACCTGAGACGGGCGGTATACGCCCTGCCCGAAGGTTACAAGGCGGCCCTTGTGCTGCATCACTACCAGGGGCTCAGTTATAGAGACGTGGCGGAAGTCACGGGCCTATCGGAGAAAACGGTCGCCACCAGGATACACAGGGCTAAACTGATGTTGAAAAACGAATTGTTGGGGGGTGACGGCGGTGCGCTGCCGGAAGGTAAAAGAACTGCTCGGCAGATATCAGGCAGGGGAATGCCGGTCGTCTGA